From Etheostoma spectabile isolate EspeVRDwgs_2016 chromosome 19, UIUC_Espe_1.0, whole genome shotgun sequence, the proteins below share one genomic window:
- the LOC116669432 gene encoding signal-regulatory protein beta-2: MKMRLYFVNVLLFWPLCAAEISQPVPFQTVKLGNPATIECHVKSSLNKRVWYKFTTGMGLQLVVAFDNFYNRSIFPEESQRRYSVKFDKINSHLHISATTWEDVGTYFCGVKDLNEIQFGSGTFLTLEGANPIRDSTVQQRESGPVQPGDSVTLSCSVHTGRFAAEHMSVTWLKISHPSAPQIYYSGNKSCERTESGETSCVYELLLRNLSSDDAGTFYCVLTSCGHTLFGNGTRIIVHKSADTKLSEPSPTVIALMLSNIILGIVTLILIWKLCKTQRKDSTEATDGSSEGNQTTDTVTYAPVCLAPRRFPTRQARGEYCEDSVVYSNLRYCQQNRQVCRQTKKNKKSIQKINKHHQ, from the exons ATGAAGATGAGGCTTTACTTTGTGAATGTTCTCCTGTTCTGGCCTTTGT GTGCAGCAGAAATTTCTCAGCCTGTTCCTTTCCAAACAGTGAAGCTTGGAAACCCGGCTACTATAGAATGCCACGtaaagagtagcctgaacaaaaGAGTGTGGTACAAATTCACCACAGGGATGGGACTGCAGCTTGTGGTAGCATTCGATAATTTCTATAATCGGAGTATATTTCCTGAGGAATCTCAGCGCCGTTATTCAGTGAAATTTGACAAAATCAATAGCCATCtccacatttcagcaacaacatGGGAAGACGTTGGAACATACTTCTGTGGAGTCAAGGACTTAAACGAGATTCAATTTGGATCGGGAACCTTTTTGACGCTGGAAG GTGCGAACCCGATCAGGGACTCTACCGTCCAGCAGCGGGAGTCTGGACCCGTTCAGCCAGGAGACTCTGTGACTCTCAGCTGTTCTGTTCACACAGGCCGCTTTGCAGCCGAACACATGAGTGTTACGTGGCTCAAAATCTCTCATCCCTCTGCTCCACAAATCTACTACTCTGGAAATAAGAGCTGCGAGAGGACCGAGAGTGGAGAGACTAGCTGTGTGTACGAACTTCTCCTGAGGAACCTCAGCTCTGATGATGCTGGAACCTTCTACTGTGTCCTGACGTCATGTGGACATACGCTGTTTGGAAACGGGACCAGGATTATTGTTCACA AAAGCGCTGACACCAAACTATCTGAACCGAGTCCAACTGTGATTGCTTTGATGCTGTCAAACATCATTCTGGGGATTGTGACACTCATCCTTATCTGGAAACTTTGCAAGACTCAGAGGAAAGATTCCACCG AGGCAACAGATGGATCTTCTGAAGGCAATCAG actaCTGATACAGTAACCTATGCACCTGTGTGTTTGGCCCCTAGACGCTTCCCCACCAGACAAGCTAGAGGTGAATACTGTGAAGACTCCGTAGTGTATTCCAACCTCAGATACTGTCAACAGAACCGACA GGTGTG cagacagacaaaaaaaaataagaaaagcatCCAGAAAATCAACAAGCATCATCAGTAG
- the LOC116707067 gene encoding uncharacterized protein LOC116707067 isoform X3, translating to MYRVQIIPHSISSTMTPPNFALYFTCLFVANLAHMTTLKQSSLRFQSAKVGERVTLTCVCDRDIAISMFYWYKQTLGQKPKLMSSFYRHSGYGTFQDEFNNHSRFSQGKINDTFFLKILDLQISDSASYYCVGSNLYDFEFYEGTTVSVEGSGWKVPATVHQSASESIQPGGSVTLNCTVHTETCDGEHSVYWFKKSEESQPGLIYTHGDRTDQCERKPNTQTHTCVYNLPMKSLNLSHAGTYYCAVASCGHILFGNGTKLDLEDKGDSPVWIYFLSAALAFTTFLSVLLAFLVYQVNKRSCQECNVTFSATSTPNIALCQDADNLHYAALRDDMGNRSRRQRDSTNTECVYSSVKQ from the exons ATGTACAGAGTTCAAATCATTCCGCACAGCATTTCAAGCACGATGACACCTCCGAACTTTGCTTTGTATTTCACATGTCTGTTTGTGGCGAATCTGG CTCACATGACAACTCTAAAACAGTCTTCATTACGTTTTCAGTCAGCTAAGGTTGGGGAACGGGTGACTTTGACTTGTGTCTGTGACAGGGATATAGCAATATCGATGTTTTACTGGTATAAGCAAACTCTGGGACAGAAACCAAAGCTGATGTCTTCGTTCTATAGGCATAGTGGTTACGGAACCTTTCAAGATGAATTCAACAACCACTCACGGTTCTCCCagggaaaaataaatgatacatTTTTCTTGAAGATTTTAGATCTGCAAATTTCAGACTCAGCAAGTTACTACTGCGTAGGGAGCAACTTATATGACTTTGAATTTTATGAGGGCACTACAGTCAGTGTAGAAGGTTCAGGTTGGAAGGTCCCAGCTACGGTCCACCAGTCAGCGTCTGAGAGCATCCAGCCAGGAGGCTCTGTGACTCTcaactgtacagtacacacCGAGACCTGTGATGGAGAACACAGTGTTTACTGGTTCAAGAAGTCAGAAGAATCTCAGCCAGGACTCATTTACACCCACGGAGACAGGACTGATCAGTGTGAGAGGaaacccaacacacaaacacacacctgtgtcTACAACCTGCCGATGAAGAGTCTGAATCTTTCTCATGCTGGGACCTACTACTGTGCTGTAGCCTCATGTGGACACATTCTGTTTGGAAACGGGACAAAGCTGGACTTGGAGG ATAAGGGAGACTCtcctgtctggatttatttctTGAGTGCAGCTTTAGCATTCACCACGTTCCTGAGTGTTTTACTGGCTTTCTTAGTGTACCAGGTGAACAAAAGAAGCTGCCAAG AgtgtaatgtaacattttcaGCAACTTCTACTCCGAATATAGCG TTATGCCAAGACGCAGACAACCTTCATTACGCTGCTTTAAGGGATGACATGGGCAACAGATCAAGAAGACAGAGGGACAGCACCAATACTGAATGTGTGTACTCGAGTGTAAAGCAGTAG
- the LOC116707067 gene encoding uncharacterized protein LOC116707067 isoform X1 — protein sequence MYRVQIIPHSISSTMTPPNFALYFTCLFVANLAHMTTLKQSSLRFQSAKVGERVTLTCVCDRDIAISMFYWYKQTLGQKPKLMSSFYRHSGYGTFQDEFNNHSRFSQGKINDTFFLKILDLQISDSASYYCVGSNLYDFEFYEGTTVSVEGSGWKVPATVHQSASESIQPGGSVTLNCTVHTETCDGEHSVYWFKKSEESQPGLIYTHGDRTDQCERKPNTQTHTCVYNLPMKSLNLSHAGTYYCAVASCGHILFGNGTKLDLEDKGDSPVWIYFLSAALAFTTFLSVLLAFLVYQVNKRSCQGTECNVTFSATSTPNIALCQDADNLHYAALRDDMGNRSRRQRDSTNTECVYSSVKQ from the exons ATGTACAGAGTTCAAATCATTCCGCACAGCATTTCAAGCACGATGACACCTCCGAACTTTGCTTTGTATTTCACATGTCTGTTTGTGGCGAATCTGG CTCACATGACAACTCTAAAACAGTCTTCATTACGTTTTCAGTCAGCTAAGGTTGGGGAACGGGTGACTTTGACTTGTGTCTGTGACAGGGATATAGCAATATCGATGTTTTACTGGTATAAGCAAACTCTGGGACAGAAACCAAAGCTGATGTCTTCGTTCTATAGGCATAGTGGTTACGGAACCTTTCAAGATGAATTCAACAACCACTCACGGTTCTCCCagggaaaaataaatgatacatTTTTCTTGAAGATTTTAGATCTGCAAATTTCAGACTCAGCAAGTTACTACTGCGTAGGGAGCAACTTATATGACTTTGAATTTTATGAGGGCACTACAGTCAGTGTAGAAGGTTCAGGTTGGAAGGTCCCAGCTACGGTCCACCAGTCAGCGTCTGAGAGCATCCAGCCAGGAGGCTCTGTGACTCTcaactgtacagtacacacCGAGACCTGTGATGGAGAACACAGTGTTTACTGGTTCAAGAAGTCAGAAGAATCTCAGCCAGGACTCATTTACACCCACGGAGACAGGACTGATCAGTGTGAGAGGaaacccaacacacaaacacacacctgtgtcTACAACCTGCCGATGAAGAGTCTGAATCTTTCTCATGCTGGGACCTACTACTGTGCTGTAGCCTCATGTGGACACATTCTGTTTGGAAACGGGACAAAGCTGGACTTGGAGG ATAAGGGAGACTCtcctgtctggatttatttctTGAGTGCAGCTTTAGCATTCACCACGTTCCTGAGTGTTTTACTGGCTTTCTTAGTGTACCAGGTGAACAAAAGAAGCTGCCAAGGTACAG AgtgtaatgtaacattttcaGCAACTTCTACTCCGAATATAGCG TTATGCCAAGACGCAGACAACCTTCATTACGCTGCTTTAAGGGATGACATGGGCAACAGATCAAGAAGACAGAGGGACAGCACCAATACTGAATGTGTGTACTCGAGTGTAAAGCAGTAG
- the LOC116707067 gene encoding uncharacterized protein LOC116707067 isoform X2, giving the protein MYRVQIIPHSISSTMTPPNFALYFTCLFVANLAHMTTLKQSSLRFQSAKVGERVTLTCVCDRDIAISMFYWYKQTLGQKPKLMSSFYRHSGYGTFQDEFNNHSRFSQGKINDTFFLKILDLQISDSASYYCVGSNLYDFEFYEGTTVSVEGSGWKVPATVHQSASESIQPGGSVTLNCTVHTETCDGEHSVYWFKKSEESQPGLIYTHGDRTDQCERKPNTQTHTCVYNLPMKSLNLSHAGTYYCAVASCGHILFGNGTKLDLEDKGDSPVWIYFLSAALAFTTFLSVLLAFLVYQVNKRSCQGTECNVTFSATSTPNIAVNADNLHYAALRDDMGNRSRRQRDSTNTECVYSSVKQ; this is encoded by the exons ATGTACAGAGTTCAAATCATTCCGCACAGCATTTCAAGCACGATGACACCTCCGAACTTTGCTTTGTATTTCACATGTCTGTTTGTGGCGAATCTGG CTCACATGACAACTCTAAAACAGTCTTCATTACGTTTTCAGTCAGCTAAGGTTGGGGAACGGGTGACTTTGACTTGTGTCTGTGACAGGGATATAGCAATATCGATGTTTTACTGGTATAAGCAAACTCTGGGACAGAAACCAAAGCTGATGTCTTCGTTCTATAGGCATAGTGGTTACGGAACCTTTCAAGATGAATTCAACAACCACTCACGGTTCTCCCagggaaaaataaatgatacatTTTTCTTGAAGATTTTAGATCTGCAAATTTCAGACTCAGCAAGTTACTACTGCGTAGGGAGCAACTTATATGACTTTGAATTTTATGAGGGCACTACAGTCAGTGTAGAAGGTTCAGGTTGGAAGGTCCCAGCTACGGTCCACCAGTCAGCGTCTGAGAGCATCCAGCCAGGAGGCTCTGTGACTCTcaactgtacagtacacacCGAGACCTGTGATGGAGAACACAGTGTTTACTGGTTCAAGAAGTCAGAAGAATCTCAGCCAGGACTCATTTACACCCACGGAGACAGGACTGATCAGTGTGAGAGGaaacccaacacacaaacacacacctgtgtcTACAACCTGCCGATGAAGAGTCTGAATCTTTCTCATGCTGGGACCTACTACTGTGCTGTAGCCTCATGTGGACACATTCTGTTTGGAAACGGGACAAAGCTGGACTTGGAGG ATAAGGGAGACTCtcctgtctggatttatttctTGAGTGCAGCTTTAGCATTCACCACGTTCCTGAGTGTTTTACTGGCTTTCTTAGTGTACCAGGTGAACAAAAGAAGCTGCCAAGGTACAG AgtgtaatgtaacattttcaGCAACTTCTACTCCGAATATAGCGGTAA ACGCAGACAACCTTCATTACGCTGCTTTAAGGGATGACATGGGCAACAGATCAAGAAGACAGAGGGACAGCACCAATACTGAATGTGTGTACTCGAGTGTAAAGCAGTAG
- the LOC116707078 gene encoding uncharacterized protein LOC116707078 isoform X4: protein MRSFTLISAFLLCSLSWISVSASESHTVDVQSGGDVTLMCANISKTPAQTEWFRLINGTKPSCVSAMYGSDVKASFCDGFQNRFEMSANISTVFLKIKTVDLSDSGLYFCGIYMGKHTVITNATYLKVQGNTESDFGVDSQTKQESDGMTDVMSVILGALTVSLTIVVIVLAVKIRKLQTDAQPEDILSGKRTCSLPAS from the exons ATGAGGAGCTTCACCTTAATATCAGCGTTCCTTCTCTGCAGCCTCA GCTGGATCTCTGTCTCAGCTTCTGAGTCTCACACTGTGGACGTCCAGTCTGGTGGAGATGTCACTCTGATGTGcgccaacatttctaaaactcCAGCTCAGACAGAATGGTTCAGACTGATCAACGGAACCAAGCCCAGCTGCGTCTCCGCTATGTACGGGTCTGATGTCAAAGCCTCGTTCTGTGATGGATTTCAAAACAGATTTGAGATGAGCGCCAACATCTCTACTGTCTTTCTTAAAATCAAGACAGTGGATTTATCTGACTCTGGACTGTATTTCTGTGGAATTTACATGGGCAAACATACAGTCATCACCAATGCAACATATCTAAAAGTTCAAG gtAACACTGAATCTGATTTTGGAGTGGATTCACAGACTAAAC AGGAGTCTGATGGAATGACAGATGTCATGAGTGTGATCCTGGGTGCTCTGACTGTTTCCCTCACTATAGTCGTCATTGTTCTGGCTGTTAAAATCAGGAAACTCCAGACAG